The following are from one region of the Paraglaciecola sp. L1A13 genome:
- a CDS encoding alkaline phosphatase D family protein: MQLPDVKVLAGPILKKLTVNEVTLWLVTTQPVSISVTLTPDGHEAQTYNLNQNKSDSEIVSNPEHRCIKSGEHLYIHLIHIRLTTPLPADCWIGYQLGFTCIDSTSIKLTDLLTDICYPHRSTPGFVIHSRLRKILHGSCRKPHHDSPDGLVIADKLLAEIGGDVTQWPSLLMMSGDQIYADDVAAPMLTAIHSVIPTLGIANETFTQSNVPDSHALHNAQALYNKRVKILPSDASSQTLRIPLFKSAEKPVFTTVHANNHLVSFAEMITMYLLCWSPECWSMASTVMPQSIDEQNMASYQAELVLIEQFISGLNRTRRVMAHLPCPMMFDDHDVTDDWNLTADWEQTAYGNAFSRRIIGNALMAYLLCQGWGNAPEKFSDELLDNIQLSLNDLGAAQHNLTIDQLLDFEQWHYHWPTCPKLLVLDTRTQRWWSESNLNKPSGLMDWESLTELQQTLINEPAVVLVSPAPIFGVKLIEAIQRVFTRLGKPLMVDAENWMAHPGSANYLLNLFTHRQTPQNFVILSGDVHYSYAYHVKIKRRRNSPDIWQITSSGLRNTFPENLLNWLDRLNRWLYAPYSPLNAFTKRRNMRVTPLKPSHASAGERLVNGSGIGLVELDEAGKPVLISQLLVDEQIHFILDD; encoded by the coding sequence TTGCAACTACCAGATGTAAAAGTACTGGCTGGTCCTATTTTAAAAAAGTTGACGGTCAACGAGGTCACTTTATGGTTAGTCACCACTCAGCCTGTTAGCATATCCGTCACGTTGACGCCCGATGGGCATGAAGCGCAGACGTACAATCTTAACCAGAACAAATCTGACAGCGAAATTGTGAGTAATCCTGAACATAGATGTATCAAGTCAGGCGAACACCTCTATATTCATTTGATTCACATACGTCTTACCACCCCTCTGCCAGCGGATTGTTGGATTGGTTATCAATTAGGCTTTACTTGTATAGATAGCACGTCGATTAAACTGACAGATTTACTCACTGACATTTGTTACCCACATAGGTCAACACCCGGCTTTGTAATTCATTCTCGCTTACGAAAAATTCTTCATGGGTCGTGCCGAAAACCACATCACGACAGCCCAGACGGGTTAGTGATTGCTGACAAACTACTGGCAGAGATAGGTGGTGACGTAACGCAATGGCCAAGTTTATTGATGATGTCAGGGGATCAAATTTATGCAGACGATGTAGCTGCCCCAATGCTAACAGCCATTCACAGTGTTATTCCCACATTGGGTATCGCTAATGAGACATTTACTCAATCAAATGTGCCTGACAGCCACGCGCTGCACAATGCGCAAGCCTTATATAATAAGCGAGTGAAAATCTTACCTAGTGATGCAAGCAGCCAGACACTGCGTATACCTCTGTTCAAATCCGCAGAAAAACCGGTGTTTACCACGGTACATGCTAATAATCACCTGGTCTCGTTTGCAGAAATGATAACCATGTACTTGCTTTGCTGGTCACCCGAGTGCTGGAGCATGGCAAGTACCGTTATGCCTCAATCAATCGATGAGCAAAACATGGCGAGTTATCAAGCGGAACTGGTCTTAATCGAACAATTCATCAGCGGATTAAATCGCACTAGACGCGTAATGGCACATTTACCTTGCCCCATGATGTTTGATGATCATGACGTTACGGATGACTGGAATTTGACCGCAGATTGGGAGCAAACAGCCTATGGCAATGCGTTTTCAAGACGCATTATAGGCAATGCTCTAATGGCCTATTTATTGTGTCAAGGTTGGGGGAATGCCCCTGAAAAATTCAGTGATGAGTTGCTCGATAATATTCAACTAAGCCTGAACGATTTGGGCGCAGCACAACACAATCTGACTATCGATCAGTTATTAGATTTCGAGCAATGGCATTATCACTGGCCCACTTGCCCTAAGTTATTGGTACTTGATACGCGTACTCAACGTTGGTGGTCGGAGTCTAATCTAAACAAACCGTCAGGCTTGATGGACTGGGAATCGCTAACCGAATTACAACAAACTCTTATCAACGAACCCGCCGTGGTATTGGTTTCCCCTGCGCCAATATTCGGAGTGAAACTTATCGAAGCTATACAAAGGGTGTTTACACGATTGGGGAAACCGTTGATGGTCGATGCAGAAAACTGGATGGCCCACCCAGGTAGTGCCAATTACTTATTAAATTTATTTACCCATAGGCAAACACCGCAAAACTTTGTGATTTTATCCGGTGATGTGCATTATTCGTACGCTTATCATGTAAAAATAAAACGTCGACGTAACAGCCCGGATATCTGGCAAATTACCAGTAGCGGCCTTCGCAATACCTTCCCCGAAAATTTGCTCAACTGGCTAGACCGATTAAATCGCTGGTTATACGCGCCCTACTCACCGTTAAATGCCTTTACCAAACGACGTAACATGCGTGTTACGCCGCTTAAGCCTTCACACGCCTCTGCCGGTGAGCGGTTGGTTAACGGTTCGGGCATCGGTTTGGTTGAATTAGACGAAGCCGGTAAACCTGTACTTATCAGCCAATTACTCGTAGATGAGCAAATTCATTTCATCTTAGATGACTGA
- a CDS encoding methyl-accepting chemotaxis protein, with protein MTFFKDLSIRYKLLLIALTPLIIALIFILNGVLKNYQVLSSMHKAQKLGILATTASQLVHQLQKERGFSAGYLGSKGRQFSTALNTQHNETDLQLNKYQKFVEQLESERYDPRLSTLLTSLTQRLKKLYNMRQRISQQVVPVGEAIGYYTTTNALLLSISSVISANIDQPSISNQTSAYLNFLQSKERAGIERAVLSNTFSSGQFASGDYIKFITLLSEQITYMNVFLDFASEKQAKSYQEIVAGQDVDEVERLRDVALQQLDDFGIEATHWFKVATGRINKLKEFENLLADELLSSIDRAEAQAMSNLQWLIALSALTLIISLTLSFISIRQISKQISSLSKAMMEVQQESKLTARAKQFSKDELGILAIDFNKMVKHVASLTSNVRNASRDLVKIVSEISTITNTVDQEVRSGLSQTEQVAVAINEMEAAVQEVAANCAGTADKSRQANDAANNGELLVNEASEKVTKLSSEIDQSKNIIQLVADDSDEIGSILDVINGVADQTNLLALNAAIEAARAGEQGRGFAVVADEVRSLAKKTAESTARIKGMIEQLQSRSKQAVQAMLNSQESTNQTVVGFKGVLTQLENITSQSSQLSDMNLQNAAATEQQSATVDEVNRNIINIQQTYLSTNENAALLKKSACTLGSVAKLLDEEVSRFIV; from the coding sequence ATGACTTTTTTTAAAGATTTATCAATTAGATACAAACTGCTTTTAATAGCATTAACGCCATTAATTATCGCATTAATCTTTATTTTAAACGGTGTGCTTAAAAACTATCAGGTGCTCAGTAGCATGCACAAGGCACAGAAATTAGGTATTTTAGCTACAACAGCTAGTCAATTAGTTCATCAATTACAAAAGGAGCGAGGATTTTCCGCAGGTTACCTTGGTTCAAAAGGACGACAATTTTCGACTGCGTTAAATACTCAGCACAACGAAACTGATCTGCAACTAAACAAGTATCAGAAGTTTGTTGAACAGCTTGAAAGTGAGCGTTACGATCCACGCCTTTCTACACTTCTAACATCTTTAACTCAGCGCCTTAAAAAACTTTATAATATGCGTCAACGCATTAGCCAGCAAGTTGTTCCCGTGGGTGAAGCCATTGGTTATTACACCACAACGAATGCCTTATTGTTGAGCATTAGCAGTGTTATTTCTGCGAATATTGATCAACCAAGCATCAGTAACCAGACCTCTGCTTATTTGAATTTCTTGCAAAGTAAAGAGCGGGCAGGTATCGAACGAGCTGTGCTAAGCAATACGTTTTCTTCAGGGCAGTTTGCCAGTGGTGACTACATCAAATTCATTACGCTGCTATCCGAGCAAATCACATACATGAATGTGTTTTTGGATTTCGCTTCTGAAAAACAAGCAAAGTCTTATCAAGAGATAGTTGCAGGGCAAGATGTTGATGAAGTCGAACGTTTGCGTGATGTTGCCCTGCAACAATTGGATGATTTTGGTATTGAGGCAACGCACTGGTTTAAGGTCGCCACAGGACGGATCAATAAACTGAAAGAATTTGAAAATTTATTAGCCGATGAATTACTGTCTTCTATCGATAGAGCTGAAGCGCAAGCGATGAGTAACTTACAGTGGCTTATTGCATTATCTGCGCTGACATTAATCATTAGTTTAACCCTGAGTTTTATATCGATACGTCAAATTAGCAAACAAATCAGTTCACTTTCAAAAGCAATGATGGAAGTGCAACAAGAGTCGAAGCTTACCGCCAGAGCGAAGCAATTCAGTAAGGATGAACTAGGTATTTTAGCCATCGACTTCAATAAAATGGTGAAACATGTTGCATCACTCACCAGCAATGTACGTAATGCCAGTCGTGATCTTGTCAAAATCGTATCAGAAATATCGACTATCACTAACACCGTAGATCAAGAGGTTCGCTCAGGTTTAAGCCAGACCGAACAAGTGGCGGTTGCCATTAATGAAATGGAAGCCGCTGTACAAGAAGTTGCTGCCAACTGCGCGGGGACGGCTGATAAGTCTAGACAAGCGAATGACGCTGCAAATAACGGCGAGCTACTCGTCAATGAAGCGAGTGAAAAGGTAACTAAGCTCTCCAGTGAGATTGATCAATCAAAAAATATTATTCAGTTGGTAGCCGACGACAGTGATGAAATTGGCAGTATATTAGATGTAATAAACGGCGTGGCGGATCAAACTAATTTATTAGCGTTAAACGCGGCTATTGAGGCCGCCCGCGCAGGTGAACAAGGGCGTGGTTTTGCCGTTGTTGCTGATGAAGTCCGCTCACTAGCGAAAAAAACAGCGGAGTCCACAGCGCGGATTAAAGGCATGATAGAGCAATTACAAAGCCGCAGTAAACAAGCCGTTCAAGCTATGCTAAATAGTCAAGAATCAACCAACCAAACTGTTGTTGGATTTAAAGGCGTACTCACCCAATTAGAAAATATCACCAGTCAGTCATCGCAGCTCAGTGATATGAATTTACAAAATGCAGCGGCTACTGAGCAGCAGTCAGCGACCGTAGATGAAGTGAATAGAAATATCATTAATATTCAGCAAACCTACCTGAGCACTAACGAAAATGCAGCGTTGTTAAAAAAGAGTGCCTGTACGTTGGGCTCAGTGGCAAAATTATTAGATGAGGAAGTCAGCCGCTTTATTGTTTGA
- a CDS encoding PEP-CTERM sorting domain-containing protein, with the protein MYALMNKSKTVSIATLLTLAVAQQAGAATISFGGQAATDGSNKTSLNVNANNTITSISDGFFVSTFDTATAIPGIPSGGDTQYNVAGKSDGCAINSPLAISPSDVNVLNVRKGSDGNVAAAPAGDTTCYAYTTPTTVGVASYVDIDYKDFLANIGNISPNLANSSINYLGFYWGSVDAYNSFEFYSDDVLVAQITGPELLAQLNGKAGDQVADSSNVYVNINFSFDESFNRFRVITSGIAGEFDNIVVGLDQRPVSAPASLAFLGLGLLGLGLGRRFKK; encoded by the coding sequence ATGTACGCGTTAATGAATAAATCTAAAACCGTTTCAATCGCAACACTTTTAACGCTAGCGGTAGCGCAACAAGCAGGTGCAGCAACGATTTCTTTTGGTGGCCAAGCGGCGACTGATGGCTCGAACAAAACCAGCTTAAATGTAAACGCTAACAACACGATTACCTCAATTAGTGATGGTTTTTTCGTTTCTACTTTTGATACAGCAACGGCAATACCAGGTATCCCTAGTGGTGGCGACACACAATATAACGTAGCGGGTAAATCTGACGGTTGTGCGATTAACTCACCGCTGGCTATTTCCCCAAGTGACGTGAACGTATTAAACGTTAGAAAAGGCTCTGATGGTAATGTTGCAGCGGCCCCTGCAGGTGATACCACATGTTACGCTTATACCACTCCTACAACAGTGGGCGTAGCAAGTTACGTAGATATCGACTACAAAGACTTTTTAGCTAATATTGGCAATATATCGCCAAACTTAGCCAACTCAAGTATCAACTACTTGGGTTTTTATTGGGGTTCAGTTGATGCGTACAATTCGTTTGAATTTTACTCAGATGACGTATTAGTAGCGCAAATTACTGGCCCTGAATTACTGGCCCAGTTAAATGGTAAAGCTGGTGATCAGGTAGCTGATTCATCTAACGTGTATGTGAATATCAACTTTAGTTTTGATGAATCTTTTAACAGATTTCGCGTTATTACCTCAGGTATTGCAGGAGAATTTGACAACATCGTAGTTGGCTTGGATCAACGTCCTGTTTCTGCCCCGGCAAGCCTCGCATTTTTAGGATTGGGTCTATTAGGTCTGGGTTTAGGTAGAAGATTTAAGAAATAA
- a CDS encoding MBL fold metallo-hydrolase — translation MPIPPITSCFSHSRKISPKALLTLTLGLSIHSIFAQAQSCQQQEVRLQVLGSGGPELNDDRASASYLIWHKNKAKVLIDAGPGSSVNFGAAQADFADLKVVLLTHLHVDHSADLPAYVKGSYFTQRTEDLTVFGPAGNTLMPDTSDYLARLIGDKGAFAYLSDYSDASSEAAYHIKAQNIPLTPIKQHSLKIDEDITITASPVHHGPISALAWRVDIDGCAITFSGDMNNKFNTLAALGEDSDILVMHNAVPQGASGAAINLHMRPIEIGKIAQEANAKTVVLSHFMNRTRNDTEATLGYIRQNFAGEVEMATDMATF, via the coding sequence ATGCCCATCCCCCCAATAACTTCCTGTTTTTCACATAGTAGAAAAATAAGCCCAAAAGCCTTGTTAACACTTACCCTAGGGCTGAGTATTCATTCTATTTTTGCGCAAGCACAAAGCTGTCAACAACAAGAAGTTAGGCTTCAAGTATTAGGCTCCGGCGGCCCCGAATTAAACGACGACCGAGCCTCTGCTAGTTACCTCATTTGGCACAAGAATAAAGCCAAAGTGCTAATAGATGCAGGCCCAGGAAGCAGTGTCAATTTCGGTGCTGCGCAAGCTGATTTTGCCGATTTGAAAGTAGTTTTACTCACCCACTTACACGTGGATCATAGCGCTGATTTACCCGCCTATGTAAAAGGCTCATATTTCACCCAACGCACAGAAGATTTAACGGTTTTTGGACCTGCTGGTAACACTTTAATGCCAGATACCAGCGACTACTTAGCACGCTTAATCGGTGATAAAGGTGCTTTCGCTTATTTAAGTGACTACTCCGATGCCAGCAGCGAGGCTGCCTATCATATCAAAGCACAAAACATTCCACTGACCCCAATTAAACAACATAGCCTGAAAATTGATGAAGATATCACCATTACTGCTAGCCCTGTGCATCATGGGCCAATTTCTGCGCTCGCTTGGCGGGTGGACATTGATGGTTGCGCTATTACCTTTTCAGGAGATATGAACAACAAATTCAATACCTTAGCGGCGTTGGGGGAAGACAGCGACATACTTGTGATGCATAACGCGGTACCCCAAGGTGCATCAGGTGCTGCGATAAACCTGCATATGCGGCCCATTGAAATTGGTAAAATAGCCCAAGAAGCAAATGCTAAGACAGTGGTGTTGTCGCATTTTATGAATCGAACGAGAAATGATACTGAAGCCACTCTTGGCTATATTCGTCAGAATTTCGCTGGAGAAGTGGAGATGGCGACAGACATGGCAACGTTTTAG
- a CDS encoding DUF2855 family protein produces the protein MSDDKLNDTQINSTEVWVNKADVAKTKIVHGQLDTTQLQDGQAILQLNSFGFSANNITYAVTGDKMGYWGFFPADEQWGIVPVWGFGTVIASKHPKAQVGEVVYGYFPMGTHLVVNVDRANDVSFFDTHPQRVSSSPVYDNYLRCAQDPAYQQDSQAWLLNYRPLFMTSFVLDDFVGEHINDNVTTVLLTSASSKTAYGCAHLLMKHKAERGGHYRVIGLTSATNKDLTESFGCYDEVLEYTDINQLSKDGESWVLDFAGNKQLLLDLQDLLGDKLSKEVFIGATDVKSQSNKPKGKLHGELFFAPHQVKKRTEEWTRDGFNERYAKAWGSFSAHMQDKIRVVEYSGAQSVVDLYQLGLAGKLNNEEINVVSF, from the coding sequence ATGTCAGACGACAAGCTCAACGATACACAGATAAATAGTACCGAGGTTTGGGTAAACAAAGCGGATGTTGCAAAAACCAAAATCGTCCATGGGCAACTGGACACAACCCAATTACAAGATGGACAGGCCATTTTGCAGCTTAATAGCTTTGGTTTTTCAGCGAACAATATTACTTACGCCGTGACCGGAGACAAGATGGGCTATTGGGGTTTTTTCCCTGCTGACGAACAATGGGGCATTGTACCTGTCTGGGGGTTTGGCACTGTTATCGCTTCTAAGCATCCTAAGGCACAAGTTGGTGAAGTCGTTTATGGGTACTTCCCCATGGGTACACATTTAGTCGTCAATGTTGATAGGGCTAATGACGTAAGCTTTTTTGATACCCATCCGCAACGAGTAAGCAGCTCGCCAGTGTACGATAATTATTTACGCTGCGCGCAAGACCCTGCATACCAGCAAGATTCACAGGCGTGGCTCTTAAATTATCGGCCTTTGTTTATGACATCATTTGTGCTTGATGATTTTGTCGGTGAACATATCAACGATAACGTCACCACCGTTTTATTAACCAGTGCATCTAGTAAGACTGCCTATGGTTGTGCGCATTTATTGATGAAGCATAAAGCTGAACGTGGCGGGCACTATCGTGTTATCGGATTAACCAGTGCAACCAATAAAGATCTCACCGAGTCATTTGGTTGTTACGATGAAGTACTTGAATACACTGACATTAATCAACTAAGCAAAGACGGCGAAAGCTGGGTGTTGGATTTCGCGGGTAATAAACAGCTGTTACTCGACTTACAAGATTTGCTTGGCGATAAGCTCAGCAAAGAAGTATTTATCGGAGCGACAGATGTTAAATCTCAATCCAATAAACCTAAAGGCAAGTTACACGGAGAATTGTTTTTTGCTCCCCATCAGGTAAAAAAACGCACTGAAGAATGGACGCGAGACGGTTTCAACGAGCGTTATGCGAAAGCATGGGGAAGTTTCAGTGCTCATATGCAGGACAAAATCAGGGTAGTCGAGTATAGCGGCGCACAATCAGTTGTTGATCTTTATCAGTTGGGCTTAGCTGGCAAGTTGAATAACGAAGAAATCAATGTTGTGTCCTTTTAA
- a CDS encoding DUF2244 domain-containing protein: MVKLVRSDQNWVLTLSPNRSANWAQTKLLVSIIASLVLIISIAWAFIGAWLVLPFAGIEVGLLWFIAYRVSLYTYQQQVITITDSSIKLQSGTYRPQKNWSFERNHTHVALIEAQGAFDCMQMSFIDDSRRIVFGEFLNQADRIIALKYLKAAPITVLSDKWWQA, from the coding sequence ATGGTTAAACTCGTTAGATCGGACCAAAATTGGGTGTTAACCCTGTCACCTAACCGCTCGGCAAATTGGGCCCAGACCAAACTACTGGTATCCATAATAGCTTCTCTGGTGCTTATTATATCGATAGCATGGGCATTTATTGGCGCATGGTTAGTACTACCATTTGCAGGAATAGAGGTAGGTTTACTGTGGTTCATTGCTTATCGAGTATCCCTTTACACGTATCAACAACAAGTCATTACCATCACTGACTCGTCGATAAAATTGCAATCAGGCACCTATCGACCACAAAAGAATTGGTCATTTGAACGCAACCATACCCATGTGGCATTGATTGAAGCGCAAGGAGCTTTCGACTGCATGCAAATGAGCTTTATAGATGATTCGCGGAGGATCGTGTTCGGGGAGTTCTTGAATCAGGCAGATAGAATAATTGCCCTGAAGTATCTAAAAGCTGCGCCAATCACCGTCTTAAGCGATAAATGGTGGCAAGCTTAG
- a CDS encoding sulfite exporter TauE/SafE family protein — protein sequence MFSQFTALQIRGLIFVSWCVVFITLQEPMNLFVDYAAFAILGVLGAVFANATGAGGGVVFVPFFNHMGFSPSATVATSFAIQCFGMTAGAFTWWRFHKMQSLSQGENRSAEQYQDKASSKFALQSAKHLHLNQWQGLYSVLLLSIPASVTGLLIAQFNPAWFGPLAKGDMLHIGFGVFSILLAICMFFMVAVTGRKPPITQLRPLDSILLPIICICGGIITAYLSIGVGELLAVYLITRGFNVTFSIACAVILSAATVWSGVIHHVMVSQAIYWPVVLFAGPGAIIGGVLAKRLVLHFSPKHVKLFFASWILILGLSGLVF from the coding sequence ATGTTTTCTCAATTTACTGCTCTGCAAATTCGCGGGCTTATATTCGTCTCTTGGTGCGTCGTTTTTATCACGTTGCAAGAACCTATGAATTTATTTGTTGATTATGCCGCTTTCGCAATACTTGGTGTGCTTGGGGCCGTGTTTGCGAATGCAACAGGGGCAGGCGGTGGTGTTGTATTTGTGCCGTTTTTTAATCATATGGGCTTTTCGCCAAGTGCCACGGTCGCCACCAGTTTTGCCATTCAGTGTTTTGGTATGACAGCGGGCGCGTTTACGTGGTGGCGCTTTCATAAAATGCAAAGTCTCAGCCAAGGTGAAAATCGAAGCGCTGAACAATATCAAGACAAAGCGTCGAGTAAATTCGCGTTGCAAAGTGCTAAGCATCTTCATTTAAATCAATGGCAGGGTCTGTATTCAGTGTTATTACTGTCGATCCCGGCGTCGGTTACTGGTTTACTCATTGCGCAGTTTAATCCGGCCTGGTTTGGTCCCTTGGCTAAGGGTGATATGTTGCATATTGGCTTTGGTGTGTTCTCTATTTTACTCGCCATTTGCATGTTTTTTATGGTGGCCGTAACGGGACGCAAACCGCCAATAACACAATTACGACCGTTAGATAGTATTTTGTTACCGATTATTTGTATTTGTGGCGGCATAATTACGGCATATTTGTCTATTGGGGTAGGGGAGTTGTTAGCGGTATATTTAATTACACGCGGTTTTAATGTGACCTTTTCTATTGCTTGTGCGGTGATACTAAGCGCAGCTACGGTATGGTCAGGAGTGATACACCATGTAATGGTGAGTCAAGCTATTTACTGGCCCGTCGTGCTGTTTGCTGGGCCTGGCGCAATAATCGGCGGTGTTTTAGCCAAGCGTTTGGTTCTGCACTTTTCACCAAAACATGTAAAGCTGTTTTTTGCTAGCTGGATCTTGATTTTAGGCCTATCGGGCCTAGTATTTTAA